One Prosthecochloris marina DNA window includes the following coding sequences:
- a CDS encoding SRPBCC family protein, whose translation MSNAAPNSSMPENDRQKLLKGEAIIKTLFLDDGIIDTSGSIFVAASPETVWSVLTDYDHLSESIPKVVESKVIEEKGDEKILEQTGKSGILFFEKSVHIVLRVKEIFPRSLTFNIIEGDFKIYRGQWKFEPSDSDDGTFLSWKAVLKPDFFAPPLLVSFVQHQDLPTILETIKNLAETRKPNPEI comes from the coding sequence ATGAGCAACGCTGCACCAAATAGCAGCATGCCGGAAAACGACCGGCAGAAACTGCTGAAAGGAGAAGCCATTATCAAAACACTTTTCCTGGACGATGGTATCATCGACACCTCGGGTTCAATTTTCGTGGCCGCCTCCCCTGAAACCGTCTGGTCCGTTCTTACGGACTACGATCATCTCAGCGAGAGCATACCGAAAGTGGTTGAAAGCAAGGTTATTGAAGAAAAAGGTGATGAAAAAATCCTTGAACAGACCGGAAAAAGCGGCATCCTATTCTTCGAAAAATCGGTTCATATCGTACTCAGGGTTAAAGAGATATTTCCCCGAAGCCTTACGTTCAATATTATCGAGGGTGACTTTAAAATCTACCGGGGGCAATGGAAATTCGAACCCTCGGACAGTGATGATGGCACATTTCTTTCCTGGAAAGCAGTACTGAAGCCCGATTTTTTTGCCCCTCCCCTTCTTGTGAGCTTTGTACAACACCAGGACCTTCCGACAATTTTGGAGACAATCAAAAATCTCGCTGAAACCAGGAAACCAAATCCCGAAATATGA